TTTTGTGTCTTCATTATCTAATCGCCCAATTTTATTGAACATAAAACCTACTCTCTTTTTATATGTTTTGGTTACCCTTTCGGGGCAAAAGGAATGAATTCTGATCTTCCCTTGTCTAACACTTGCCAATATAAAACAATTTAATCAGACTACCCTGAAAAGTCAAATTATTTATTAATTTTTTGCTATTTCTTTGACATATCCAGATTTGACATCTCTTTTTGCAGAGCGCTACTGATGGCTGATTTATCATCCCGTTCCCATCTGTCATCTATTTTCGCACTCACCGGTGAATTATTTTTAATATAATTCACGATGTTATCACGTAAAGTAGATTCCAAATAGGTTATTTGACTATCAGGAAGTTTGGTCAGCATCGCCAGACCAGCATTTCCCTGTAATAGAAAATCAGTAGTTGCCACCTTATAAATTTTATCTGCCTGCCAGGTTTCTCCCTGGATTTCCAAACTGGTTACTCTATTAAAATCTGGTCTCTTTCGACTATATACTATTTTTCCACCTGAGGTACGTAAGCCATGTCTGGAGCCGGAAACTCGCAATTCAATGATATCTTTTAGTAATTTTCCGTCTATTTCCAAAATGACCATTGCATTATCAAATGGCATCACATTAAATACATCACGATAAGTGATAGGCCCTTTGCTGATTGCTCCTCTGATACCACCAAGATTCAAGAAAGAAAAATCTGCATCACCCGCCCAAACCATAGCATCACAAACCAGATTTCCTATCAGGCTTTGGGCATCACCATCTTTGGTGAGATGAATAGTTGCCGTGCCAATAACTTCATCCATACCGACTTCAGCAAGCTGCTGCTGCTCTGCAATTATTTCAGCTATCTCATGCTCTGGAATAAATTCATCTTCAAACATGGTAACCATCATTCCTTCACGCATTGCCGGTAATTCATAACCTGACACAGTTTCTGTTTCAGGATCTATTTTTAAAGTGATATGTCCGATACCACTGCCATAAGCATATCCCTGAACAACAAGAGTGTGCGTTAATGGATCTTCCCAGGGTTCAGCAATACCTTTATGGATGTGTCCACCCACAAGCAGATCAATGCCTTCCACTTCATGAGCTATTTCCTGGGCATCATAACCCCAGCGCCGTTCTTCCTGCTCCTCATTATCTTCACCATAACGATGCTGATATGCCGGCTCTGGACTATAAGGCAATCCCATGTGACCTACCAGGATCACCAGGTCTGCTTTCTCTTCCTCGCGGACTATCTTGATGTATTTTTCCACTTCAGGTTTTGCGGGACGAAATTCCACATTCTTGATATTTTCAGGGAAACTCATCATTTTTGTATCAGTAGTAGTTACGCCAATTACAGCAATCCGAAGACCCATCTTATCAAACATCTTATAAGGCCGGGCATAATCTACTAATTCACCTGTAGCTCTATCAAAAATATTACAGGAGAGGATTGGGAACTTTGCCAGTGCCAGAGTTTTCTTCAGCTCTTCTTCGCCAATATCATACTCATGATTACCAATCACCAGCAGGTCATATCCAACTTTGTTCATGTATTCTACAACGGCTTTACCTTTAGTAACGGTACCAATAGGATGACCTTGGAAAAAATCTCCTGCATCAAATAAAAAATTATCACGCTCTTTACCAGATTTATCACGGATCATATTCACATAGGTAGCGTGTGAACCCCCTCCTCCCAGTCTTGGAGGAAAATCAGGATTCATGAAGGTTGCTTCATAGGGATCTATGCCCCCGTGAATATCGTTTGTCCACAGGATATCAAGCCTAAGGTCTTCCGCAATAAGCAGAGCTGAACCCATGCAAAGAAATATCAGTATAATTCCCAAAACTAATTTTTGCATTATTTTACCTGCCAATGCCAGGTGAAGCTTGCCTGAAGAGTTATCAGGCTCTCATCTACCTGATCAGGGTTATTCCAGTCACGATCAGAAGGGACCTGTTCATTCCAAAGACCGTCCCGATCATAGTAACTGTCCATAAAGAGATCTAACTGATCATATTTTCTCAGGGAATATTCCAATCCCAGATCCACATCTATAACATCCATCAGTTTAAAGCCAGTTCCAGCTGTAAATGATGGCATGGTCACCTTACGAGCAAATTCATTATCACCATCATCAAAAATATAATAATTGGTTTTGTAGTTAAAACCAAATCGCATCGGTAATTTCTGGTTTATTTGGTGTTCAATCCCCATATAATAATTTGTCACGTCAGAAAATCTCCCGTCAATATCGCTGTAATTCACAAATTCCAGATCAAAATTCATAAAGGTTTTCCAGGTATTGCGGGGATGATATCTAAAACCGATCCGGTAACTGCCAGGTATAACGTAGCTGGCAAGGTCATCTTCCAGAATATCCTGCCAGTAAAGGCTATCAAGCTCTCCACCAGCTGAAGTAGTATCCCAGAATATCTCTTCAGAATCAATACCGTCCCAACTGCCACTCACTTTACGATCCAGTTCAGTTTTCATCTGCATGGCAAAGCCAAGATCAAGGCGCTCATTCAAATGATAAGCTAACCCTAACCCGAGTCTCCAGGCATCGTCGAATTCACCGTTGATCTCAATATCACGATCCGGCAGGTCATCACTCAGTTCTTTTGCGGCATCCGTCCAGATTATCTTTTCTGTATAGTTCCAGTCACCTGTCAATTGCTGCATCTGAATTCCTGTAGATATCCAATTTTTCCAACTAATACCTGCTGACAGATTTATACCACTTAAGTCACCTTCAGTTTCCAGAAAGTTACGTGCGATAATAGGTGGATAACCGTCAGGAGAATTATCACCGGAATTTCCCGAATCAGTATTACCATCATTACGTACCTGTTCTTCATAATTACTATTAAAATCTATTACAGGATTATGGCCCAGATTAATTCCTATACCAAGATCATTCAGCAGCATTTTATAACCGATACTGCCGGTAAAATCACTGTAACCATTACTATTACTAACATAATTGGCATCATCAATATAACCATCAAAGAAATTATACATGGGAATACTTCTATCTTCGCTATTGATAACTGTGCCAGGATTGAATTGAAAAGTAAATCCTTCTGCTAAAAGTCCTGTCAAGCCAGGATTTAATGCTAAACTGCCAGGATCTCCTGTATTATACATTCCGGCACTTCCCATTGAAAGGAGCCGGGCATCCCCTCGATAAACCTGATTACCACTATACATATCAAGTATCGAATAGGCACTCAGACTAAAAACCGCTATTAATAGCGTGGTAACTAACAATAATTGCTTCATCTATTTCCTCCGGATTTCTTAAAATTTATAGTCAAGCTGCAGCTTGATCGTATTTACTTCTTTTTTCACTTTATTATATACCCAGGGTACTCCGGAATCCGGTGCTTCATTCCACCAGGCCCGGTAATCATATTCCCGTGTATTGTATTTTTTATATTTATATTTAAGGCTCAAATAAAGATTATCTGATACTCTGTCAGAAATTGTAAACCAGAATTTAAATCCCTCTTCACCAAAGAAATCTATCTCAGTATCTTCCCAGTCCCAGTGAGATAAGCCATTACTATCCCAGAGCATAAAAGCACCCTGGGTTTTCAGAAGATCATTGAAATGATGGGTATAGTCCACACAGATATAATCAGCAAAACTGCGTGAAGATCCTTCAGCAGTAGTATTTCCACCGATTTCCCCGTCATTGCTCAAATACACATAAGGTGCTCCCCAAACTGTCAAAAAGCGGTATTCCAGCGAGATTCGGTCAAAATTTGATAAATTAGCTATCGTTCTGAAAGTTGTTTCATCTGTAATTGATACAGCTCTCTCAGCAAAATCGTCATAACGGTTCTCCTGATGTTTATGCTTCAACCTCAGGCTTAATTGATAGATCGGCCTAAAATCAAGTTCTCCCTGGAAACGGATACTTTTACGTAGATCACATTTACGTTCCCAGATATCAATATAGGCTCTGGAAATAGTCAGCTTTTCATTGAATCTATAACGGGTCTCAAAATATACTCCCCGCTCTGCCTGTGCCTGTGCTTGATTGGAATATAGATCATTCAGAAGTGAGTTGGTCAAGGTATAAGCATAATTATCAAGGGCAGTATTATCAAATTTCTGATGTTCACTAAATCCTCTGGCGTAGGGATTATCAAAATCAAGGTCATAATCACGATAAAGAGTGAGTAGGTAAAGATTATCCCATTGTGTATAACTGCTGAGCACTATTGCGCCGGGATCATCACCCAAAGCAATCTCATTACCATCTACCTGAAGTTCTGCGTATTCACCTTCAAAGGAAGTGTTACCAAGAG
This window of the Candidatus Stygibacter australis genome carries:
- a CDS encoding bifunctional UDP-sugar hydrolase/5'-nucleotidase: MQKLVLGIILIFLCMGSALLIAEDLRLDILWTNDIHGGIDPYEATFMNPDFPPRLGGGGSHATYVNMIRDKSGKERDNFLFDAGDFFQGHPIGTVTKGKAVVEYMNKVGYDLLVIGNHEYDIGEEELKKTLALAKFPILSCNIFDRATGELVDYARPYKMFDKMGLRIAVIGVTTTDTKMMSFPENIKNVEFRPAKPEVEKYIKIVREEEKADLVILVGHMGLPYSPEPAYQHRYGEDNEEQEERRWGYDAQEIAHEVEGIDLLVGGHIHKGIAEPWEDPLTHTLVVQGYAYGSGIGHITLKIDPETETVSGYELPAMREGMMVTMFEDEFIPEHEIAEIIAEQQQLAEVGMDEVIGTATIHLTKDGDAQSLIGNLVCDAMVWAGDADFSFLNLGGIRGAISKGPITYRDVFNVMPFDNAMVILEIDGKLLKDIIELRVSGSRHGLRTSGGKIVYSRKRPDFNRVTSLEIQGETWQADKIYKVATTDFLLQGNAGLAMLTKLPDSQITYLESTLRDNIVNYIKNNSPVSAKIDDRWERDDKSAISSALQKEMSNLDMSKK